A single window of Drosophila suzukii chromosome 3, CBGP_Dsuzu_IsoJpt1.0, whole genome shotgun sequence DNA harbors:
- the SIDL gene encoding trafficking protein particle complex subunit 10 yields MQIKPIITYSGSCPLFRSLESQILNAIPLDTCEWRRTFQRPTKHVRLEAQTQQFNVAALEKYKQGDWSILEHPILHIFVTECNDVDTYKGTIREEIDTWLKILTSYGISDWMILLVETLDMRKTKNFMPRTTVLDKIRLDFGSKNDDRCISVLNPAKFEQKSTESFRCLVQRIRFLMLTSYNRNIVKYEELIRSKREKRNVDGWDFRQYFFMQEDLALIFEKLELPTEALIQYDELDAMFSQFITHTGLNEKQQWLSHFRRPLDAFHGICLTRPDRFEMRNKIRDEGVSLLEFRNYLFERQAYLLLTCNDIPEIAKRLLNFLFSTLREVEFIKLECQEGALWCWEFVCALEVLQLCEQAMEPNEVTCFQHCAPIWNLAKDKLYELGKLCGLLPGCTPTSEQLHIVVQLSSGIGDAPPEQHQFLQATPQLRERSPNRKPKKSAAEQLKEALGSNQAFQKLYLELAELAISTYKHVARLRSARLVGLDLGNFYCALNEPHKAVGFFTDLLRELKAENWHTLSSQTLLELANCYRKMGDSLAYTKTCSSISCCAELETLVRTFYFDEFLKSLKTLKTTLSAQPSIENANYCVLEDHFRVLDIEVVNQKPIIQDDYILVQMKVESLYPRGIVAENIKLCYELQAAPLELAMENVSLNVSPSAVKVKESTSRLKVSLQLVYKQDNRLHSAAVACDMPKSKQPVRRTSSTKRKLSPSVQADFTNFVQAENIALQPGVNLVELKAKATRVGSWQFKQLCVSMSSLEFLSEQLPFTPPSFEISTKPASASLEFKTLIAGIVQPINLNVSGGSFIFPPDAKITLRCSKNLRIRQARNTTDEAAYNDDTSFESLLQVPLVQFKSFEERKIPLEVLTDMPGRKVSKHHEHHIALSCPWSRTELPIPVDFQPAMEATCRLHTCGTQKFLQVIMKGLDAHLLLQHAQVKCDVPGVQLLDLNPEPHQPIEIYKSLTVTFLYEIQVEPLKTEHELPVVKVHFVIKYAPLSQPAVWRTYGCAFDLVDYTTLFKLQAQLEPNELCRLRTVCNMNLKITKVHENPYTDLMYEVLNDQNLWAVCGRSAGVVSMKDVDSHSISLDVMPLSTGFLPMPSIRLSKYTAGGKSKTDAHSKVHPFPPGQVYNSTKSMQIHVIASVAGDQ; encoded by the exons ATGCAGATAAAACCCATAATTACTT ATTCCGGCTCGTGCCCGCTGTTCCGCTCGCTGGAGTCCCAGATCCTGAATGCCATTCCCCTGGACACTTGCGAGTGGCGACGCACTTTCCAACGCCCCACGAAACACGTTCGCCTGGAGGCCCAGACCCAGCAGTTCAATGTGGCGGCCTTGGAGAAGTACAAGCAGGGTGACTGGAGCATCTTGGAGCACCCAATCCTGCACATCTTCGTCACCGAGTGCAAT GACGTGGACACCTACAAGGGCACCATCAGGGAGGAGATCGACACCTGGCTAAAGATACTCACCAGCTATGGCATCTCAGACTGGATGATTCTGTTGGTGGAGACACTGGACATGCGAAAGACAAAGAACTTTATGCCACGCACAACTGTCCTGGACAAGATACGCTTGGACTTTGGCAGCAAGAACGACGATCGCTGCATCTCTGTCCTGAACCCAGCCAAGTTCGAACAGAAGTCCACAGAGTCCTTCCGCTGCCTGGTGCAGCGCATCCGCTTCCTCATGCTCACCAGCTACAATCGCAACATTGTCAAGTACGAGGAGCTCATACGGAGCAAGCGCGAGAAGCGTAATGTGGATGGCTGGGACTTTCGACAGTACTTCTTCATGCAGGAGGACTTGGCACTAATCTTCGAAAAGCTGGAACTGCCGACCGAGGCGCTGATACAGTACGATGAGCTGGACGCCATGTTCTCACAGTTCATCACCCACACTGGCTTAAACGAGAAGCAGCAGTGGCTGAGCCACTTTCGCCGGCCATTGGACGCATTCCATGGCATTTGCCTAACCAGACCGGACAGGTTCGAAATGCGGAACAAGATCCGCGACGAGGGCGTTTCCTTGCTGGAATTCCGCAACTATCTGTTCGAACGACAAGCCTATCTACTGCTCACTTGCAACGACATCCCGGAGATCGCAAAGAGGCTTCTTAACTTTCTCTTCTCTACCTTGCGCGAGGTGGAATTCATTAAGCTGGAGTGCCAGGAGGGAGCTCTTTGGTGCTGGGAATTCGTTTGCGCCCTGGAGGTTCTGCAGCTGTGCGAACAAGCCATGGAACCCAATGAGGTTACCTGTTTCCAGCACTGCGCTCCCATCTGGAACTTGGCCAAGGATAAGCTCTATGAGCTGGGCAAGTTGTGTGGTCTTCTGCCCGGCTGTACGCCCACTTCAGAGCAGCTGCACATAGTGGTGCAGCTGTCGTCGGGAATAGGAGATGCCCCGCCCGAGCAGCATCAATTCCTCCAGGCTACACCTCAGCTCCGGGAACGTTCTCCTAATCGCAAGCCCAAAAAATCAGCTGCCGAACAGTTAAAGGAGGCCTTGGGATCCAATCAAGCCTTCCAGAAGCTGTACTTGGAGCTCGCAGAACTCGCAATCAGTACGTACAAGCATGTCGCCCGATTGCGATCAGCCCGTTTAGTGGGCCTGGATCTGGGAAACTTCTATTGCGCCCTAAACGAACCACACAAGGCTGTTGGCTTCTTCACCGATCTTCTCAGGGAACTGAAGGCGGAGAACTGGCATACGCTAAGCTCCCAGACGCTGCTTGAACTGGCCAACTGCTACCGAAAGATGGGCGACTCACTGGCCTACACCAAGACCTGTAGCTCCATCTCGTGTTGTGCGGAACTGGAAACTTTGGTGCGAACCTTCTACTTCGACGAGTTTCTCAAGTCGTTGAAAACCCTGAAGACTACACTTTCGGCTCAACCGTCCATTGAGAATGCCAACTATTGTGTGCTCGAAGATCACTTTCGCGTCCTGGACATCGAGGTTGTTAACCAAAAACCCATTATACAGGATGATTATATCCTGGTGCAGATGAAAGTGGAGAGTCTTTATCCGCGTGGGATCGTGGCTGAAAACATCAAGCTGTGCTATGAGTTACAGGCGGCCCCTCTGGAGCTGGCCATGGAGAATGTTAGCCTGAATGTCTCGCCCTCTGCGGTGAAGGTCAAGGAGTCCACTTCCCGCTTGAAGGTATCCCTTCAGTTAGTCTACAAACAGGACAATCGTCTTCATTCTGCCGCTGTGGCTTGCGACATGCCCAAGAGCAAGCAACCTGTACGTCGCACCAGCAGCACCAAGCGGAAGCTCTCGCCCAGTGTCCAGGCGGATTTCACCAACTTTGTGCAGGCAGAGAACATTGCCCTTCAACCGGGCGTAAACTTAGTCGAGCTCAAAGCAAAGGCCACTCGAGTGGGCAGCTGGCAATTCAAACAG CTCTGCGTTAGCATGTCGAGTCTAGAGTTCTTGTCGGAACAGCTGCCGTTCACGCCTCCCAGCTTTGAGATTAGCACCAAGCCGGCTAGTGCTTCATTGGAGTTCAAGACCTTGATAGCTGGTATAGTGCAGCCTATTAACTTAAATGTTTCCGGTGGCAGTTTCATCTTTCCGCCCGATGCCAAGATCACACTGCGTTGCTCCAAGAATCTACGCATACGACAGGCGCGAAATACGACGGATGAAGCAGCGTACAATGATGATACTTCTTTTGAGAGCCTGCTTCAGGTACCGCTGGTGCAATTCAAATCGTTCGAAGAGCGCAAGATTCCACTAGAGGTGCTTACGGATATGCCTGGCCGAAAGGTGTCCAAACATCATGAGCATCATATTGCCCTTAGTTGCCCATGGTCGCGAACCGAGCTACCTATTCCTGTTGACTTTCAACCAGCCATGGAGGCCACTTGCCGGCTGCACACGTGCGGCACTCAAAAATTCTTACAGGTGATCATGAAGGGCCTGGATGCGCATCTTCTTTTGCAGCATGCTCAGGTCAAGTGCGATGTTCCAGGCGTGCAACTGTTGGACCTTAATCCAGAGCCTCATCAGCCCATT GAAATCTACAAATCACTGACTGTCACTTTTTTGTATGAGATCCAAGTGGAGCCCCTTAAAACAGAGCACGAACTGCCCGTCGTCAAAGTGCACTTTGTAATCAAGTATGCCCCGCTATCGCAACCGGCTGTGTGGAGAACCTACGGATGTGCCTTCGATCTGGTGGACTACACAACTCTCTTCAAGCTGCAAGCGCAGCTGGAACCTAATGAGCTGTGCCGCCTGCGCACGGTGTGCAACATGAACCTGAAGATCACCAAGGTCCACGAGAACCCCTACACGGATCTCATGTACGAGGTACTCAATGACCAGAACCTTTGGGCCGTCTGCGGTCGCTCAGCGG GTGTCGTGTCCATGAAAGACGTTGACAGTCACTCCATATCCCTGGATGTGATGCCGTTAAGCACCGGATTCCTGCCCATGCCCAGCATCCGACTGTCCAAGTACACTGCCGGAGGGAAGAGCAAGACCGATGCCCACTCCAAGGTTCATCCCTTTCCGCCCGGACAGGTGTACAACTCCACGAAGAGCATGCAGATCCATGTCATAGCCAGTGTGGCCGGGGATCAGTGA
- the LOC108004892 gene encoding thialysine N-epsilon-acetyltransferase produces the protein MSTSEEFTFRRARAEDIRDVLSMIQELADFEKMSNGPQLTEDDLRRDAGLTGGPEYCEVYVLIDNAISQAIGYSICYKAYSTWQGRYFFVEDIYVRPEHRKRGAGKRIFLEVSARAAELKCPRLEFNVLEWNPARKFYESLGAVDLTAKEGWHYYRVDEQQLAKLAQDLTRS, from the exons ATGTCGACATCAGAGGAGTTCACATTTCGGCGCGCTCGCGCTGAAGATATAAGAGATGTGCTCTCTATGATTCAG GAACTTGCCGACTTTGAGAAAATGAGCAATGGTCCACAGCTAACCGAGGATG ATCTTAGAAGAGATGCAGGACTAACTGGTGGCCCGGAATATTGTGAAGTCTATGTGCTTATAGACAATGCTATAAG CCAAGCCATTGGCTACTCCATTTGCTACAAGGCCTACTCCACTTGGCAGGGTCGCTACTTTTTCGTGGAGGACATCTACGTGCGCCCAGAGCACAGAAAGCGCGGAGCCGGTAAGCGGATCTTTCTGGAGGTTTCCGCCCGTGCCGCAGAGCTTAAATGCCCGCGTCTTGAATTTAATGTGCTGGAGTGGAACCCCGCCCGCAAGTTCTACGAAAGCCTTGGAGCCGTAGATTTGACGGCCAAAGAGGGCTGGCACTACTACCGCGTTGACGAGCAGCAGCTGGCCAAATTGGCCCAGGATCTAACTAGGTcttaa
- the LOC108004901 gene encoding zinc finger protein 892, which translates to MDVDKICLTCLSSTEPFLSIYDGGSGSCLADMIRDFTKTKPRRHDNLPQKVCLGCLSEISRCYTFKIKCENSSRTLRQLLPNALPEEPDNKVSISGPVSTADQAVQTTSWEPSRCTASVQTDAVATTDAEQNTSLAKSTISVDLDYDGEGEVFDYELPDEPVEKTASLILQVQGSLKDEKQVVFTQTNVIYEGDDNELEQQIRECNLAIFEGVDNETEVITVPAPQVTTRKSAAKLLSQQHSEKEGNPESPKEEAEVGEKLTQPAKRASRRRAVVKQHVQATPSPEAASPSKQLRLGTHRKSLNAVAGATTGTVSSVGTASGAAVTPELKYHCDRCNAGFALEKSLMIHRRQKGCINRNFKCNECEKVFVSPDHLAEHQASHGAHNCQECGIQCDSKEQLSKHMVQGHKRNLRNQCTVCQKVFTMLSTLRDHMRIHTGEKPFLCNICGKSFTQNANLRQHKLRHSETKSFKCELCPHSFVTKAELASHARTHTGDKPFECEVCLARFTTSCSLAKHKRKHTGERPYACDLCPMRFTALNVLKNHRRTHTGERPYVCPFCSKTFTQRGDCQMHQRTHQGDRIYICPVCNEEFKSMPDMRSHLAGHEQHDKRLVQFNFLSNKENGSGALEEDLNEITETALML; encoded by the exons ATGGATGTGGACAAGATATGCTTGACTTGCCTGAGCTCGACGGAACCCTTTCTGTCCATTTACGACGGTGGATCGGGAAGCTGCCTGGCGGACATGATCCGGGATTTCACAAAAACCAAG CCCCGCCGCCACGATAATCTTCCCCAGAAGGTGTGTCTGGGCTGCTTGAGTGAGATCTCAAGGTGCTACACCTTCAAAATCAAGTGCGAGAACTCCAGTCGCACCCTGCGCCAATTGCTGCCGAATGCCCTGCCCGAGGAGCCCGATAACAAGGTGTCCATCAGTGGTCCTGTGTCCACGGCGGATCAGGCGGTGCAGACCACAAGCTGGGAGCCCAGCAGATGCACTGCCTCCGTGCAAACAGATGCGGTGGCCACCACAGACGCCGAACAGAACACTAGCCTGGCCAAGTCCACGATTTCGGTGGACCTGGACTACGACGGCGAGGGAGAGGTCTTTGACTACGAGCTGCCGGATGAGCCCGTTGAGAAGACTGCCAGTCTCATCCTGCAGGTTCAGGGCAGCTTGAAGGACGAAAAGCAAGTGGTGTTCACCCAAACCAATGTCATATATGAGGGCGATGACAACGAGCTGGAGCAGCAGATCAGGGAGTGCAACCTGGCCATTTTCGAAGGAGTCGATAACGAAACGGAGGTCATCACAGTACCCGCTCCACAGGTGACCACCAGAAAGAGCGCTGCCAAGCTCTTGAGCCAGCAGCACAGCGAAAAAGAAGGAAATCCTGAGAGTCCCAAAGAGGAAGCCGAGGTGGGGGAGAAACTGACCCAGCCGGCTAAAAGAGCCTCTCGCCGGCGGGCAGTGGTTAAGCAGCACGTGCAGGCCACGCCTTCGCCAGAAGCAGCTTCTCCCTCCAAACAGCTACGGCTGGGAACACACCGCAAATCCCTGAATGCAGTCGCAGGAGCAACCACTGGTACAGTAAGCAGTGTGGGCACAGCATCAGGAGCAGCCGTCACGCCTGAGCTAAAATACCACTGCGATCGGTGTAATGCGGGTTTTGCGCTAGAGAAATCCCTTATGATCCATAGACGCCAAAAGGGATGCATCAACCGCAACTTCAAGTGCAATGAGTGCGAAAAGGTCTTTGTGTCGCCGGATCATCTGGCAGAGCACCAGGCCAGTCATGGTGCTCACAATTGCCAGGAGTGCGGAATTCAGTGTGATTCCAAGGAGCAGCTGAGCAAGCACATGGTTCAGGGCCACAAGAGGAATCTGCGCAACCAGTGCACCGTCTGCCAGAAGG TATTCACCATGCTATCAACGTTGCGTGACCACATGCGCATCCACACCGGTGAGAAACCCTTTTTATGCAATATCTGCGGAAAGAGCTTCACCCAGAACGCGAATCTGCGCCAGCACAAGCTGCGTCACTCGGAGACGAAGAGCTTTAAGTGCGAGCTGTGCCCGCACTCGTTCGTGACTAAGGCGGAGCTCGCCTCGCACGCCCGCACCCACACCGGCGACAAGCCCTTCGAGTGCGAGGTGTGCCTGGCCAGGTTCACTACCAGCTGCTCGCTGGCCAAGCACAAACGGAAGCACACCGGCGAACGGCCCTACGCCTGCGATCTGTGCCCCATGAGATTCACAGCCCTGAACGTACTCAAGAACCACCGAAGGACGCACACAGGTGAGCGGCCGTATGTTTGTCCCTTCTGCTCGAAGACCTTCACGCAACGGGGCGACTGCCAAATGCACCAGCGTACCCATCAAGGCGATCGTATTTACATTTGCCCGGTGTGCAACGAGGAGTTCAAGTCGATGCCCGACATGCGATCTCATTTGGCTGGCCACGAGCAGCACGACAAACGCCTGGTACAATTCAACTTTCTAAGCAACAAGGAGAACGGAAGCGGAGCACTCGAGGAAGACTTAAATGAGATTACCGAGACTGCGCTTATGCTTTAA
- the Mau2 gene encoding MAU2 chromatid cohesion factor homolog, whose translation MSALASTSTAASQDACYISLLGLAEYFRTSQPPNIKRCIQCLQALFTFMPPSKVEARTHLQMGQILMAYTKNIDLARQHLEKAWSISEPLPNFDVKFDTASLLAQLHLQTDMNSHQAKAMLRRAVELSQQNVYWHCKLLLQLAQIHASDREYSLASELLAVGAESADEASATYLKVLFLLSRAMILMIERKTNDVLALLNSAGQIIDNNIPNPHQKEYLKVFFLVLQVCYYLALGQVKTVKPSLKQLQMSIQTIMAPNWPSDEAIFGANQLEMFVWLPKEQLYVLVYLVTVSHSMMAGYMDKAQKYTEKALTQIEKLKQQEDKPILSVFKVILLEHIVMCRMVMGNRELAIREIAAARDVCLAAPNRSLLRRHSAQLHCLIGLYSMSTSFFEHAERQFVVCVSETTERDLKLFANLNLAIIYLRTKREADLKQILDAVSTENTHTYSSQALMGGFYYVQGLHAFHKNSFHEAKRFLRETLKMANAEDLNRLTSCSLVLLSHVFLSIGNSKESMNMVTPAMQLASKIPDIHVQLWGSAILKDLHRMSKDVQHEKDAYANHVKYSENLIADQRKCVQSAHHELVNWFQGDPPVTSGPPAPAVLLLPESSVAPSVAVIASTSAAMQPAGQYGQFY comes from the exons ATGAGTGCATTGGCCAGCACGTCGACGGCTGCGTCCCAGGACGCCTGCTACATATCGCTCCTCGGCCTGGCGGAGTACTTCCGCACCTCGCAGCCGCCCAACATCAAGAGATGCATCCAATGTCTTCAGGCGCTCTTCACATTTATGCCGCCTTCGAAGGTCGAGGCGCGGACACACTTGCAGATGGGCCAGATCCTCATGGCCTACACCAAGAACATCGATCTGGCGCGCCAGCACCTGGAGAAGGCGTGGAGCATATCCGAGCCGCTGCCCAACTTCGATGTTAAGTTCGACACCGCTTCCTTGCTGGCCCAACTGCATCTGCAGACGGACATGAACTCCCATCAGGCCAAGGCGATGCTGCGGCGCGCCGTGGAACTTTCGCAGCAAAACGTGTACTGGCACTGCAAGCTACTGCTCCAGCTGGCCCAAATCCACGCCAGCGACCGCGAATACTCGCTGGCTTCCGAGCTGCTGGCCGTGGGCGCGGAAAGTGCCGACGAGGCGAGCGCCACGTACCTGAAAGTGCTGTTCCTGCTCTCCCGCGCCATGATACTCATGATCGAGCGCAAGACCAACGATGTGCTCGCCCTGCTCAATTCCGCCGGCCAGATCATTGACAACAACATACCCAATCCGCATCAGAAGGAGTACCTCAAGGTGTTCTTCCTTGTGCTACAGGTGTGCTACTACCTCGCATTGGGCCAGGTGAAAACGGTGAAGCCCAGCCTGAAGCAGCTGCAGATGTCCATACAGACGATAATGGCGCCAAATTGGCCATCGGACGAGGCGATTTTTGGCGCAAATCAGCTTGAGATGTTCGTGTGGCTGCCCAAGGAGCAGCTTTACGTGCTCGTGTACCTGGTGACCGTGTCGCACTCCATGATGGCGGGTTACATGGACAAGGCGCAGAAATACACGGAAAAGGCGCTTACCCAGATTGAGAAGCTGAAGCAGCAGGAGGATAAACCGATCCTGTCCGTGTTTAAAGTGATCCTGCTGGAGCATATTGTGATGTGCCGCATGGTGATGGGCAACCGGGAACTGGCCATTCGAGAAATAGCCGCTGCGAGAGACGTTTGCCTGGCGGCTCCGAATCGCAGCCTACTGCGACGCCACTCGGCCCAGCTGCACTGCCTCATCGGTCTGTACTCCATGTCCACTAGCTTCTTCGAGCACGCCGAGCGGCAGTTCGTCGTTTGCGTGAGTGAGACCACTGAGCGAGACCTGAAGCTTTTTGCCAACCTCAACCTGGCGATCATTTACCTACGTACCAAGCGGGAAGCGGACCTCAAACAGATCCTGGACGCCGTGTCAACGGAAAACACGCACACGTACAGCAGCCAAGCGCTGATGGGCGGCTTCTACTATGTCCAGGGCCTCCACGCCTTTCACAAAAACAGCTTCCACGAGGCCAA ACGCTTTCTGCGTGAAACCCTGAAGATGGCCAACGCTGAAGACCTCAATCGACTGACTAGCTGCTCGTTGGTTCTACTCTCGCACGTCTTCCTCAGCATCGGTAACTCGAAGGAAAGCATGAACATGGTGACGCCGGCCATGCAACTGGCCAGCAAGATACCCGACATCCACGTCCAGCTGTGGGGATCGGCAATACTCAAGGACCTGCATCGAATGTCGAAGGATGTGCAACACGAAAAGGATGCTTATGCCAACCACGTGAAATACTCGGAGAACCTGATTGCGGACCAGCGGAAGTGCGTCCAAAGTGCGCACCACGAGCTTGTCAACTGGTTCCAGGGCGATCCGCCCGTGACGAGCGGTCCGCCTGCACCCGCCGTCCTGCTCCTGCCTGAGTCCTCCGTCGCACCCTCAGTCGCCGTCATCGCCTCCACATCGGCAGCCATGCAGCCGGCGGGGCAGTACGGTCAGTTCTACTAG
- the Spn88Eb gene encoding serine protease inhibitor 88Ea yields the protein MQILSLVLLGLFPVLALAVLDTPDHSYAKEFTRIYKGERDFSIRLMQQIRNIYPNSNLFFSPFSTYNALLLAYFGSSSQTEMELYNVLNLKWASKKEQVRSAYILNKRQHQSRVRQSPLELSSVNRIFVDNSVTVSEYLQTSLFDEIEKIDFRYQPDKALYEINEWIADKTNNQIRDMLSADEITPRTIVVLANAAYMKGEWLSQFKVEKTSVKPFYINNYEQTMVFMMQQTGTFKSNTDDHLQAQILKLPYRTQYESKDTRQSTPEDKSDVSMVLIMPTSSRDSVDDVISRLNADNLKLLVERTYAREMEVSLPKFQFEQRLGLTPILRNMGIRTMFGNRATFEDLTSEHISIDDAQHVAKIKVDEMGSTAAAATILFSSRSARQPDPTKFICDHPFLFLIYDERVNTVLFAGVYSDPRKMQQ from the exons ATGCAAATCCTAAGCTTGGTCCTGCTGGGACTTTTCCCTGTACTGGCCCTGGCCGTCCTTGACACGCCAGACCATTCTTATGCAAAAGAGTTTACGAGAATATATAAAGGGGAAAGGGACTTTTCCATAAGATTGATGCAACAGATCCGGAATATCTATCCGAACAGCAACCTCTTCTTCTCACCGTTCAGCACCTACAACGCCCTGCTGCTTGCCTATTTCGGATCCTCCAGTCAGACAGAGATGGAGCTGTACAATGTACTGAATCTAAAGTGGGCATCCAAAAAGGAGCAGGTGCGCTCCGCTTACATACTGAATAAGAGACAACACCAATCGCGAGTCCGTCAAAGTCCCTTGGAGCTCTCGTCTGTTAACCGAATTTTCGTGGACAACAGCGTGACGGTGTCCGAATACCTTCAGACCAGTCTATTCGATGAAATAGAGAAGATCGACTTTAGGTACCAACCAGACAAGGCACTATATGAAATAAACGAATGGATCGCCGATAAAACGAATAACCAAATTCGTGACATGCTTAGTGCCGATGAGATCACTCCTCGCACCATCGTGGTCCTGGCCAACGCCGCCTACATGAAGGGCGAGTGGCTCAGTCAGTTTAAGGTGGAAAAGACCTCTGTGAAGCCCTTCTACATAAACAACTATGAGCAGACAATGGTTTTCATGATGCAACAGACCGGCACCTTCAAGTCGAACACCGATGATCATTTGCAAGCCCAAATTCTTAAGCTACCGTACCGTACACAATACGAGTCGAAGGACACGCGCCAGTCCACGCCTGAGGACAAGTCCGATGTCTCCATGGTGCTTATTATGCCGACCTCGAGCCGAGACAGTGTGGATGATGTAATATCCCGACTGAATGCAGATAATCTAAAGCTGTTGGTTGAACGGACATACGCGCGCGAGATGGAGGTGTCACTGCCCAAGTTCCAGTTCGAGCAGCGTCTGGGATTGACTCCG ATCCTCCGCAATATGGGCATAAGAACAATGTTCGGAAATCGTGCCACTTTTGAAGACTTGACCTCCGAGCACATTTCTATCGATGACGCCCAACACGTGGCCAAAATCAAGGTGGACGAGATGGGAAGCACCGCCGCGGCGGCCACCATCCTCTTCTCCAGCCGATCGGCTAGGCAACCCGATCCCACCAAGTTCATTTGCGACCATCCGTTTTTGTTCCTCATCTACGATGAACGAGTAAATACGGTCTTATTCGCGGGCGTCTATAGCGACCCTAGAAAAATGCAGCAGTAA
- the Spn88Ea gene encoding serine protease inhibitor 88Ea codes for MHILSLSVMGVVLPAIALAGLCDVAPDANLLDQRLNLYKGEQNFAVSMLDVIRQSTPNENVFFSPYSTYHALLLAYFGSTGETEKELAKVLHLDWADSKEVVRSAYVLEKKNRKERQSNMPLEFSSADRIFFADDLHLTNCAQTRLAEEIRQLNFKNQPEESRKEINDWIAKETHDQIRNMLSADEITPRTRLVLANAAYLKGQWLSQFKTDKTAPMPFYTSPSNFSLVSMMQQKGTFLLNVDEQLRAHVLQLPYRTVFESQEKEDSLPDENSDISMVLILPPFNSNSLEDVLSRLNADSLDESLKQAMPREIEVSLPKFEFEQRLELKPILAKMGLSKMFDESAATFDDLTSETISIGDAKHVAKIKVDEEGSTAAAATVLFTYRSARPVEPAKFECNHPFLFVIYDRTSRSILFTGIYRDPKTVKQ; via the exons ATGCATATCCTTAGTCTATCTGTGATGGGGGTGGTCCTGCCGGCCATCGCCTTGGCAGGTCTCTGTGATGTTGCGCCCGACGCCAACCTTCTGGATCAGCGGCTAAATCTCTACAAAGGCGAACAGAACTTCGCTGTGTCCATGCTGGATGTGATTCGGCAGAGCACTCCCAACGAGAACGTCTTCTTCTCGCCGTACAGCACCTACCACGCGCTGCTCCTTGCCTATTTCGGATCCACCGGAGAGACGGAGAAGGAGCTGGCCAAGGTTCTGCATCTGGATTGGGCTGACTCAAAGGAGGTGGTGCGCAGCGCCTATGTCCTGGAGAAGAAGAACCGCAAGGAGCGACAGAGCAATATGCCCCTGGAGTTCTCTTCTGCGGACCGCATTTTCTTCGCCGATGATCTCCATCTGACCAACTGTGCACAGACGCGCCTGGCCGAGGAAATCAGGCAGCTGAACTTCAAGAACCAGCCCGAGGAGTCGCGCAAGGAAATCAACGACTGGATTGCCAAGGAAACCCATGACCAAATACGCAACATGCTCAGTGCCGATGAGATCACTCCGCGCACTCGGTTGGTCCTGGCCAACGCCGCCTACCTAAAGGGTCAGTGGCTCAGCCAGTTCAAGACGGACAAGACAGCTCCAATGCCCTTCTACACCTCCCCCTCAAACTTCTCGCTGGTGTCCATGATGCAGCAGAAGGGCACGTTCCTTCTGAACGTCGACGAGCAGCTCCGCGCCCACGTCCTGCAGCTTCCCTACCGCACTGTCTTCGAGTCGCAGGAGAAGGAGGACAGCTTGCCGGATGAGAACTCGGACATCTCCATGGTGCTTATCCTGCCACCATTCAACAGCAATTCTCTGGAAGATGTGCTTTCCCGGCTGAATGCCGACAGCCTGGATGAGTCGCTCAAGCAGGCCATGCCCCGCGAAATTGAAGTGTCGCTGCCCAAGTTCGAGTTCGAGCAGCGCCTGGAATTGAAGCCC ATCCTTGCCAAAATGGGACTCAGCAAAATGTTTGACGAGTCCGCCGCCACCTTTGACGATCTGACCTCCGAGACGATCTCCATCGGTGACGCCAAGCACGTGGCCAAGATCAAGGTGGACGAGGAGGGCAGCACAGCAGCGGCGGCCACAGTCCTCTTCACATACCGCTCGGCCAGGCCCGTGGAACCCGCCAAGTTCGAGTGCAATCATCCGTTCCTGTTCGTCATCTATGATCGCACCTCCAGATCAATCCTCTTCACGGGCATCTATCGCGATCCCAAAACAGTAAAGCAGTAA